One part of the Ursus arctos isolate Adak ecotype North America unplaced genomic scaffold, UrsArc2.0 scaffold_14, whole genome shotgun sequence genome encodes these proteins:
- the TMEM11 gene encoding transmembrane protein 11, mitochondrial isoform X4, producing the protein MVSLSATDCYIVHEIYNGENAQDQFEYELEQALEAQYKYIVIEPTRIGDETARWITVGNCLHKTTVLAGTACLFTPLALPLDYSHYISLPAGVLSLACCTLYGISWQFDPCCKYQVEYDAYKLSRLPLHTLTSSTPVVLVRKDDLHRKRLHNTIALAALVYCVKKIYELYAV; encoded by the coding sequence ggTGAGCTTGTCGGCCACAGACTGTTACATCGTGCACGAGATCTACAATGGGGAGAACGCCCAAGACCAGTTCGAGTACGAGCTGGAGCAGGCCCTGGAAGCCCAGTACAAGTACATCGTTATCGAGCCCACACGCATCGGCGACGAGACGGCCCGCTGGATCACTGTGGGCAACTGCCTGCACAAGACCACCGTGCTGGCGGGCACCGCCTGCCTCTTCACCCCGCTGGCCCTGCCCTTAGATTACTCCCACTACATCTCCCTGCCCGCCGGCGTGCTCAGCCTGGCCTGCTGCACCCTCTACGGGATCTCCTGGCAGTTTGACCCCTGCTGCAAGTACCAAGTGGAGTACGACGCCTATAAACTGTCCCGCCTGCCCCTGCACACACTCACTTCCTCCACCCCGGTGGTGCTGGTCCGGAAGGACGACTTGCACAGAAAGAGACTGCACAACACGATAGCACTGGCCGCCCTGGTGTACTGTGTAAAGAAGATTTACGAACTCTACGCCGTATGA